GGCCACCGTCCGCAGCTCCACGGCCTGGGTGCTGGTCTGCTTGTCCAGCGTGCTCAGGGTGGTGCTGGTGCAGGACTCTCTCAGCGTGGCCGTCTCGGTGTTGGTGGCGCGGTCTGCCTGGACCGCGGCCGTGCTGGTGTGCTGGCTAGCGGTGCGGGGCACGGCCATGACGGCCGCCTCCACCTGGCCCACGGCCTCCGTGCTCACCGCCCGGGACGTGCATGCCTGCAGAGGCCGGACGGTCACCTGCACGGAGCAGTCCCCGCAGCCCACCGAGCGCACGTCCCTGAGCTCCGGGTGGCTCTGAGGCTGCGTCAGGCTGCCGACAGGCTCGTCTGTGTTGCTGCCTGTCTCGCAGCGGCCGACTTCCACGCCCACGCTCTTCTCGCAGGTCTCCAGGGCCCTCCCGGTCCCTCGATCGTGTGTTTCCACCCTTTCCTTCACAATCCACGAGTCCATGGGCAGCGCAGGCCCCACGGCTTTGTGCTCATAGTCGGGCTGGCAGGAGACGCCCACGCTGCGGGGCTGCACGGAGGCACCCACACACGCGTCTGCCATGGCCACGTGCTCCCCGCACATCTGGTCTCTGGTCGGCACCACCGCCTCCACCATCTTGCTGCAGACGAGAGGCTGGGCCAGGACGGCTCTGTCCACCTTTGTCCTGGACCCGGCGGCCTGCAGCTCGTGCTTGAGTTTCGTCATCTCCCTGTCGTGTGTGGTCTCTTTAAGCTGCACCTCCAGGCGGTAGATCTTCTCCTTCAGGGCTTCGATGGTTTGCTGCTGCAGTTCGATCTCCTTGTCCGCTTCGGTCGTCACCCCCAGCATGGCTTCGGTCACACCGACCCCCAGATCCCTCGAGTCTATGGCTGTCCCTACAGCAGCATCCTTTCggcccttggagaccctgtggtACACGACCACGTCGTCCATGACTTCGTCGGGGCCCACAGCCACAGACCGGCACTCGGGAGCCTGGTACTGCCCGTTCTCCCTGAGCTCCGGGGTGGCCTCGTAGCTGCTATCCTGGATCTTCTGCTCCAGGGCCTGCATGTCTGCAGTGAGCTGCCGGAACTCCTTGATCCTCTGCGTGCTCTGCTCCACGCTTTCAATCTCTTCCTCCTCATAGTCAATGTACAATTCCCCGCCACGCCTGCGGACCCTGGACAGCTGGTCCAGCTGGGAGGCGTTCCCGGCGCTGTAGGAGCGTTTCCGCACACCAGATGCGTCGTTCTGAGATGCGGCTCTTTGGCTTTTCAGCTGGGAGGCCAGCTGCCTCTTCTCCTCTTGTAAGACGGAGATCTTGACCTGGAGCACGGGGATGGTTCGCACTTGCTCCTCCAGCTCCTTCAGGCGCTTCAAGGCCACGGCCATCTGCTCTCGGATGTGCTGCAGGTGCATGGGGCTCACGTTGGTCACTGGAGTGGAGATACCTGAGCTCAGGGGGCTGTGACGCACGGAGCTCCCCATGGAGGAAGTGGTAGCAGGGGCGGGGGCATAGCCACCGTAGTCCCCGTTGCCCTGATAGCCGTTCTGAAGCTGGTGCATGGCGGGTGCATTGTGGCTTGCAGAGCCCATATAGGAGGTGAGTGAGCTCGTGGAGCCCAGGCCCCCAAAACTAGCCAGCCTGGGCCTTCGGAACTCACCCTGGGCCACCTGCATGCTGACGCGCTCCTGTTCCAGTCTTCTCCGCGTCTCCATCAGCGTCTTGGTGACATGAAGGTTGTGCTTTGGGagttggggtgaggggggtggcaACTGCCGGCTTTCTGGGATGGTAAGAAAAGTGGGCGAGGTCTCTAGAGGGGCTGGGAGTCTGGGGACTGGAGTGGAAGTAACTTGGCTTCTGGCTGGCGGGAAGCTGGGGCACTGCTTGCTCTCATCGCTGTTGGAGGAGGAGAGGGACTCAGTGGACGCCCACAGCCCTGGCTGGCCAGCTGTGGCTCTTGTTTCCCGGCATGGCACAGACGGTTTCCGCCTCTTCTGGATGTTCAGTTTCTTGATGGTGTTTCCTTTCTGTATGTCATCCACGTATTTGAGGAAATCTAAGTCCAGCTGATACCCGTAGGGGGTCTCCACAAAATAAGGATCTTTCTGCTCCTTGTCATGGTCTCCATTCAGAACCTTATCCGCTTTacctggggaggggacagaaaGGGACAGTATTACAACGCCACATAGCACACAGAAAAGGCAAAACTAGGATCTGCGGCAAGTTGGTATGATTTAAGAGTTGGCAGACTATGTGCTAATCCTGGGTCTACAGTTTAACAGCTGGGTGAGTGAGTTTATAAACTCCTCAGAAATTCAGTGCCCTCCATTATCCCTGGAAGAATGAACACAGAAGCATTTGTCCTCTAAGTCTGTTAAAAGAATATAATGTAATGAGAGCTATTGTAAAGATCCAAGCACACGGCAAATCCTCAATAAATACTTCACCGTGTAAAGAGAATGCATTAAAGACTTGAAAGCACTCAAATAAATCATTTTCATCATCACCTATGAGGTCCTTCCGATAGACAACAGTCTTAGACGCCTGTGTTATGATGAAGTGTATACACTCAGGCACTACAAATGAATTGACGTAGACACAGCTCAGATCCAGAAAGTCTGGGGTGAGAGTTCCTACACCTGCTTTTTTCTATACACTGAGCCTCTCTTGGTGGTAGAAAAAGACAGCCCAAGGTCTGACCGCTTCCACCACATCCCAATTTGCCACGACACCTTCCTTGCTGAGAAGGCTGGGACACAGGGACATTAAATGATTAACTCAGCTGCGTGGGTGAAAGGACACGGTCAGAGGACAGACTGCGACTCTACCCTGTGTCTTTTTTACTTAAAGATCAAGTCAAACCCCGGTCTGATGGGAGGAAAAATTTTCTTCACTTTGACTTCTGGACACTCACTGACCCCAAGAATAGCTAGTGTGGGGTTTGTGATATATCCAAACAGATGCAAAGGAGAATGAAAATAAGGGTAAACCTATACTCCAAACAGGGGATCATGTGGCACTCGGTAAATGCTACTTCTGGCTAAACCAAACATTTAGAAAAGGAAA
The nucleotide sequence above comes from Sorex araneus isolate mSorAra2 chromosome 1, mSorAra2.pri, whole genome shotgun sequence. Encoded proteins:
- the KANK1 gene encoding KN motif and ankyrin repeat domain-containing protein 1 isoform X1, whose amino-acid sequence is MAHSTELNGCAPGKADKVLNGDHDKEQKDPYFVETPYGYQLDLDFLKYVDDIQKGNTIKKLNIQKRRKPSVPCRETRATAGQPGLWASTESLSSSNSDESKQCPSFPPARSQVTSTPVPRLPAPLETSPTFLTIPESRQLPPPSPQLPKHNLHVTKTLMETRRRLEQERVSMQVAQGEFRRPRLASFGGLGSTSSLTSYMGSASHNAPAMHQLQNGYQGNGDYGGYAPAPATTSSMGSSVRHSPLSSGISTPVTNVSPMHLQHIREQMAVALKRLKELEEQVRTIPVLQVKISVLQEEKRQLASQLKSQRAASQNDASGVRKRSYSAGNASQLDQLSRVRRRGGELYIDYEEEEIESVEQSTQRIKEFRQLTADMQALEQKIQDSSYEATPELRENGQYQAPECRSVAVGPDEVMDDVVVYHRVSKGRKDAAVGTAIDSRDLGVGVTEAMLGVTTEADKEIELQQQTIEALKEKIYRLEVQLKETTHDREMTKLKHELQAAGSRTKVDRAVLAQPLVCSKMVEAVVPTRDQMCGEHVAMADACVGASVQPRSVGVSCQPDYEHKAVGPALPMDSWIVKERVETHDRGTGRALETCEKSVGVEVGRCETGSNTDEPVGSLTQPQSHPELRDVRSVGCGDCSVQVTVRPLQACTSRAVSTEAVGQVEAAVMAVPRTASQHTSTAAVQADRATNTETATLRESCTSTTLSTLDKQTSTQAVELRTVAVGEGRVRDVSPAVKTRSVGVGTVLSGQAGFDRPSAAKTKEAGVGQISISDNYLVGLKMRTIACGPPPLPMGAPASRRSVGVGDQPIGEWLGDPPPPAPPGMVTGLDHYIERVQKLLAEQQTLLAENYSELAEAFGEPHSQIGSLNSQLISTLSSINSVMKSASTEELRNADFTRTSLANNMLHVCKCGVLQSGASSNTQHLEEMGTQEGRSLSDQRTITSQENPLCPVNLTDDQIATGLYACTNSESTLKSIMKKKDGIKDSNGAKKNLQFVGINGGYETTSSDDSSSEESSSSESDDECGVLESPPAEEEEEAEDEDIRGVAEGRPGVTVEGFKSARVEDEVQVHDCEPEKVEIRERYELSEKMLSACNLLKNNIHDPKALTSKDMRFCLNTLQHEWFRVSSQKSAVPAMVGDYIAAFEAISPDVLRHIINMADGNGNTALHYSVSHSNFEIVKLLLDADVCNVDHQNKAGYTPIMLAALAAVEAEKDMRVVEELFGCGDVNAKASQAGQTALMLAVSHGRIDMVKGLLACGADVNTQDDEGSTALMCASEHGHVEIVKLLLAQPGCNGHLEDNDGSTALSIALEAGHKDIAVLLYAHVNFAKASSPGTPRLGRKTSPGPTHRGSFD
- the KANK1 gene encoding KN motif and ankyrin repeat domain-containing protein 1 isoform X2 produces the protein MAHSTELNGCAPGKADKVLNGDHDKEQKDPYFVETPYGYQLDLDFLKYVDDIQKGNTIKKLNIQKRRKPSVPCRETRATAGQPGLWASTESLSSSNSDESKQCPSFPPARSQVTSTPVPRLPAPLETSPTFLTIPESRQLPPPSPQLPKHNLHVTKTLMETRRRLEQERVSMQVAQGEFRRPRLASFGGLGSTSSLTSYMGSASHNAPAMHQLQNGYQGNGDYGGYAPAPATTSSMGSSVRHSPLSSGISTPVTNVSPMHLQHIREQMAVALKRLKELEEQVRTIPVLQVKISVLQEEKRQLASQLKSQRAASQNDASGVRKRSYSAGNASQLDQLSRVRRRGGELYIDYEEEEIESVEQSTQRIKEFRQLTADMQALEQKIQDSSYEATPELRENGQYQAPECRSVAVGPDEVMDDVVVYHRVSKGRKDAAVGTAIDSRDLGVGVTEAMLGVTTEADKEIELQQQTIEALKEKIYRLEVQLKETTHDREMTKLKHELQAAGSRTKVDRAVLAQPLVCSKMVEAVVPTRDQMCGEHVAMADACVGASVQPRSVGVSCQPDYEHKAVGPALPMDSWIVKERVETHDRGTGRALETCEKSVGVEVGRCETGSNTDEPVGSLTQPQSHPELRDVRSVGCGDCSVQVTVRPLQACTSRAVSTEAVGQVEAAVMAVPRTASQHTSTAAVQADRATNTETATLRESCTSTTLSTLDKQTSTQAVELRTVAVGEGRVRDVSPAVKTRSVGVGTVLSGQAGFDRPSAAKTKEAGVGQISISDNYLVGLKMRTIACGPPPLPMGAPASRRSVGVGDQPIGEWLGDPPPPAPPGMVTGLDHYIERVQKLLAEQQTLLAENYSELAEAFGEPHSQIGSLNSQLISTLSSINSVMKSASTEELRNADFTRTSLANNMLHVCKCGVLQSGASSNTQHLEEMGTQEGRSLSDQRTITSQENPLCPVNLTDDQIATGLYACTNSESTLKSIMKKKDGIKDSNGAKKNLQFVGINGGYELSEKMLSACNLLKNNIHDPKALTSKDMRFCLNTLQHEWFRVSSQKSAVPAMVGDYIAAFEAISPDVLRHIINMADGNGNTALHYSVSHSNFEIVKLLLDADVCNVDHQNKAGYTPIMLAALAAVEAEKDMRVVEELFGCGDVNAKASQAGQTALMLAVSHGRIDMVKGLLACGADVNTQDDEGSTALMCASEHGHVEIVKLLLAQPGCNGHLEDNDGSTALSIALEAGHKDIAVLLYAHVNFAKASSPGTPRLGRKTSPGPTHRGSFD